From the genome of Streptococcus marmotae, one region includes:
- a CDS encoding IS3 family transposase (programmed frameshift), translated as MSRKPRRHFTDDFKKQIVDLYQAGKKRSELIREYELTPSTFDKWVKQSKTTGSFKTVDNLTAEQRELIALRKRNKELEMQVDILKQAAVIMAPKREVITANKDKYKIVDMCRCLNIPRSSYYYKAVEPVSEAEIEGKVRNIFSESKSRYGARKIKKCLEAEGICLSLRRIRRIMKRLNLVSVYQKAVFKPRSKGKNEAPIPNLLDRQFDQHKPLEALVTDLTYVRIDQRWAYVCLIIDLFNREIIGLSVGWQKTADLVKQAIQSIPYALTKVNLFHSDRGKEFDNQLIDEMLVAFGITRSLSQAGCPYDNAVAESTYRAFKIEFVYQEQFSTLEELAIKTRDYVHWWNHHRIHGSLNYQTPIAKRGIA; from the exons ATGTCTAGAAAACCACGTCGTCACTTCACCGATGATTTCAAAAAACAAATCGTTGACCTTTACCAAGCAGGGAAAAAGCGTAGTGAGCTCATCAGAGAATATGAGCTAACCCCTTCAACCTTCGATAAGTGGGTGAAACAATCCAAAACAACTGGATCGTTTAAGACCGTTGATAACCTTACTGCTGAACAGCGCGAGCTGATTGCCCTCAGAAAACGAAACAAAGAGCTTGAAATGCAGGTTGACATCTTAAAGCAAGCAGCGGTGATTATGGCGC CAAAAAGGGAAGTAATCACCGCTAATAAAGATAAATACAAAATTGTAGACATGTGCCGTTGCTTAAATATCCCGCGTTCTAGCTATTATTACAAAGCCGTTGAACCTGTATCTGAAGCAGAGATTGAAGGAAAGGTTAGAAACATTTTCTCTGAAAGCAAGTCCAGATACGGGGCTAGGAAAATCAAGAAATGCCTGGAAGCTGAAGGCATCTGCTTGTCTCTCCGACGGATTCGGCGCATCATGAAGCGCCTAAATTTGGTCTCTGTTTACCAGAAAGCTGTCTTCAAGCCTCGTTCTAAAGGGAAGAACGAAGCTCCCATTCCTAATCTCTTAGATCGACAATTCGACCAACACAAGCCTTTAGAAGCCCTTGTCACGGACTTGACCTATGTTCGTATAGACCAGCGTTGGGCTTACGTTTGCCTCATCATCGACCTCTTTAATCGAGAAATCATTGGCCTGTCAGTCGGTTGGCAGAAGACCGCAGATCTGGTAAAGCAAGCAATTCAGAGTATCCCTTATGCTTTAACCAAGGTCAATCTTTTTCATTCTGACCGTGGCAAGGAGTTCGATAATCAGCTGATTGATGAGATGCTAGTGGCCTTTGGTATCACCCGTTCTCTTAGTCAAGCTGGTTGCCCTTATGACAATGCCGTGGCTGAAAGCACCTACCGTGCTTTCAAGATTGAGTTTGTTTATCAAGAACAATTTTCAACACTGGAAGAACTGGCCATCAAGACAAGAGACTATGTCCACTGGTGGAACCATCATCGTATTCACGGTAGTCTCAATTACCAAACTCCCATAGCTAAGCGAGGTATCGCTTAA
- a CDS encoding enoyl-CoA hydratase-related protein translates to MNNTVLLEVKEGIGYITINRPEALNALSSQVLADLNHVLDQVATSEEIGVVIVTGAGEKSFVAGADIKEMDKMTPTQAFEYMTYANDTFTKLANLRQPSIAAINGYALGGGMELALSTDIRLGHEKILLGFPEVGLGIIPGFAGTQRMARLIGTSKAKELIFTARNVKAQEALELGIINHLVDVDSLMSEAEKLAKAILKNAPLAVEKAKHVINIGIDLPLSHAIRLETEAESLLFSTEDKIEGMGAFVEKRKAVFKRK, encoded by the coding sequence ATGAACAATACAGTATTACTAGAGGTAAAGGAAGGGATTGGCTACATCACCATTAACCGACCTGAAGCCCTCAATGCCCTCAGTTCACAGGTTTTAGCAGATTTGAACCATGTTTTGGATCAGGTTGCAACAAGTGAAGAAATCGGCGTAGTCATCGTTACTGGTGCAGGCGAAAAGTCTTTCGTAGCTGGTGCAGATATCAAAGAAATGGATAAAATGACTCCAACACAAGCCTTTGAATATATGACTTATGCTAATGACACCTTTACAAAATTAGCTAACTTACGCCAGCCATCTATTGCTGCCATCAATGGCTATGCTCTTGGAGGCGGTATGGAATTAGCACTGTCTACAGATATTCGTCTGGGGCATGAAAAAATCTTATTAGGATTCCCAGAAGTTGGTCTAGGAATTATTCCTGGATTTGCTGGAACACAGCGGATGGCTCGCTTAATCGGCACAAGTAAAGCAAAAGAATTAATCTTTACTGCTCGAAATGTGAAGGCACAAGAAGCACTTGAGCTAGGAATTATCAACCATTTAGTGGACGTTGATTCTCTCATGAGTGAAGCCGAAAAACTAGCGAAGGCAATCTTGAAAAATGCTCCATTAGCAGTTGAAAAAGCAAAACATGTTATCAATATCGGTATTGATTTACCTTTATCTCATGCGATTCGTCTTGAAACAGAAGCAGAGTCTCTCCTATTTTCTACGGAAGATAAGATAGAGGGAATGGGAGCTTTTGTTGAAAAACGTAAAGCAGTCTTTAAGCGTAAATAA
- a CDS encoding CoA transferase subunit A: MAKIVTLKEAISFVQPGHIVGISGFLGVGEPFELIEGLVAQGTRDLTLTSVVTSHPGKEVGVGRLCENHQVKKYIAAHVGTSPAAQKSYFGGEMEVEFTPMGTVVERLHAAGAGLGAVLTPTGVGTVLEENQEKVVRNGREYLVYDPLKIDVALIKATKADKYGNLYINGTTKNISLQLALAADTVIVETNDIVEVGEIAPDDVYIPGILVDYLVQGLSPQEHYEMMGSLWTETRKLAEG; this comes from the coding sequence ATGGCAAAAATTGTAACATTAAAAGAAGCAATTTCATTTGTTCAACCAGGCCATATTGTGGGAATTTCAGGATTTCTAGGGGTCGGTGAACCGTTTGAATTGATAGAAGGCCTTGTCGCTCAAGGAACAAGAGATTTGACTCTTACTTCTGTCGTTACCTCACATCCAGGAAAAGAAGTTGGGGTTGGTCGCTTATGTGAAAATCACCAAGTAAAAAAATATATTGCAGCCCATGTTGGGACATCTCCAGCTGCACAAAAATCCTATTTTGGCGGAGAAATGGAAGTTGAATTTACACCAATGGGAACAGTTGTTGAACGGCTTCATGCAGCAGGTGCAGGTCTCGGTGCTGTCCTAACACCAACTGGAGTTGGAACAGTCTTGGAAGAAAACCAAGAAAAGGTTGTTCGTAACGGACGTGAATATCTCGTATATGATCCATTGAAGATTGATGTTGCCCTAATTAAGGCGACAAAAGCAGATAAATACGGGAACCTTTACATCAATGGAACAACTAAAAATATCTCTTTGCAATTAGCACTGGCAGCAGATACTGTTATAGTAGAAACCAATGATATCGTAGAAGTTGGGGAAATTGCACCAGACGATGTATATATTCCAGGTATTTTAGTTGATTACTTGGTTCAAGGTCTATCTCCACAAGAACACTATGAAATGATGGGCTCTTTGTGGACAGAGACACGAAAATTAGCAGAGGGGTAG
- a CDS encoding 3-oxoacid CoA-transferase subunit B, producing the protein MNAKEIIARRVALEFHDGDVVNLGFGIPNASADYIPEGVNVILQAENGALRFGETPTKDTYQPNLANSGGAPITLMPGASTFDIQTSFSIIRGGHVDATVLGALEVSQDASIANWIIPGKFAPGMGGAMDLLVGAKRVIAALQHTDKHGESKILKECSLPLSAKGVVSMVITDLAVLEFQDGKYLLKEVAPGVTVEEVIEKTAGDIIVAEDIKTMPI; encoded by the coding sequence ATGAACGCTAAAGAAATTATCGCGCGCCGTGTGGCCTTGGAATTTCATGACGGCGATGTTGTGAATCTCGGTTTCGGGATTCCTAATGCTTCTGCAGATTATATTCCAGAAGGAGTTAATGTGATTCTGCAAGCTGAGAATGGTGCGCTACGCTTTGGTGAAACACCTACCAAAGATACTTATCAGCCAAACTTAGCCAATTCAGGTGGCGCACCTATTACGTTGATGCCAGGTGCTTCAACATTTGATATTCAAACCTCGTTCTCAATTATTCGAGGCGGACATGTCGATGCAACCGTCCTAGGTGCTTTAGAAGTAAGTCAAGATGCAAGTATTGCAAACTGGATTATTCCTGGTAAATTTGCGCCTGGTATGGGAGGAGCAATGGATTTGCTTGTTGGTGCTAAGCGCGTGATTGCAGCTTTGCAGCACACAGATAAACATGGCGAATCAAAAATTTTAAAAGAATGCTCCCTTCCATTATCAGCTAAGGGAGTTGTCTCCATGGTGATTACTGATTTAGCTGTTTTGGAGTTTCAAGATGGTAAATACCTACTGAAAGAAGTAGCGCCAGGTGTAACAGTTGAGGAAGTTATTGAAAAAACAGCAGGAGATATCATTGTCGCAGAAGATATCAAGACAATGCCAATCTAA
- a CDS encoding LysR family transcriptional regulator, protein MDIVQMGYFISIVECRCNLSLAAKKIHISQSALSQFITQFEANEGVQLFHRKNGRLDGLTEAGELVFRFATEILAKHEEMEIMIQRESAKQQGTIRMGVPSLILRVYFSNILPDFLLAHPDIDIQISEGGGIELLQKFLIDDLNFALLIEPTKLDSEKYEQHIIQMDEYVAFMDKDHPLAQKIDLEWKDIRPYPIATFNKSFTTYHMIMEKMKKERMKLNLAYLSSSWDYLIEATHGNEIISILPRPVEELIDKDRFTVVRFRDYIPFNIWLCRPYKSKYGEVESFAYEEFLKLYYSPVVD, encoded by the coding sequence ATGGATATTGTTCAAATGGGATACTTTATTAGTATTGTTGAATGCCGTTGTAATTTGTCACTAGCAGCAAAGAAAATTCATATTAGCCAATCAGCGTTAAGTCAGTTTATTACTCAGTTTGAAGCTAATGAAGGTGTTCAGCTTTTTCACAGAAAAAATGGTCGCCTAGATGGTTTAACTGAGGCTGGGGAGCTAGTGTTTCGGTTTGCTACTGAAATTTTAGCAAAACATGAAGAGATGGAAATCATGATTCAAAGAGAGTCAGCCAAACAACAAGGTACCATTCGCATGGGAGTCCCTTCCTTAATTTTGAGAGTCTATTTCTCTAATATCCTGCCCGACTTCCTACTTGCTCATCCAGATATTGATATCCAGATTAGTGAAGGTGGAGGGATTGAGCTATTACAAAAGTTTCTGATTGATGACTTGAATTTTGCTCTCCTGATTGAACCAACAAAGTTGGATAGTGAAAAATACGAGCAGCACATTATCCAGATGGATGAGTACGTAGCCTTTATGGATAAAGACCATCCATTGGCGCAAAAAATAGATTTGGAGTGGAAAGATATCCGCCCGTATCCAATTGCTACCTTTAATAAAAGTTTTACGACCTATCATATGATTATGGAAAAAATGAAGAAAGAGAGAATGAAACTGAATTTGGCCTATCTTTCTTCATCTTGGGATTATCTAATTGAAGCAACACATGGAAATGAAATCATCAGTATCTTACCAAGACCAGTGGAAGAATTGATTGACAAAGACAGATTTACGGTCGTCCGTTTCCGCGACTACATCCCTTTTAATATATGGCTGTGTCGACCATATAAGTCAAAATATGGCGAGGTCGAATCATTCGCCTATGAAGAATTTTTGAAATTATATTATTCCCCTGTTGTAGACTAG
- a CDS encoding acyl-CoA dehydrogenase family protein, producing MEKVKSFIQTDVMDKARYYDINEVFPERLWRILTRDLRIFELLVDYPTNKKGFRTFLEIIRLLSKEFSSLASIAFTQGIYGVILLQQFGTQQQKEAYLADFISCQKMVSFAFSEKDIDLEREAPTTIARQTETGWVLSGHKHKIANVTMADVVLILATTIDPYGEKGTGIFIADLPNKKVTLGPSIDKIGLRAMPLAFLHFDSLTLSKESLLGQIQDGFFQWGKIIQVMWLASAAQSLGIAEGAFEKGLSCCQLKRNFGKRPIDVEINQFKFADMKTKLAACEAYYNNCILHQMEDENAAAILRVLSSETARVVADEAIRITGTYSFVAGNDIERYVRDAAVASIYGGSTDGLRRKIAKDWL from the coding sequence TTGGAAAAGGTAAAAAGTTTTATCCAGACAGATGTGATGGATAAGGCCCGTTATTATGACATAAATGAAGTATTTCCAGAACGATTATGGAGAATCTTAACACGAGATTTGAGGATTTTTGAGTTATTAGTAGATTATCCAACTAATAAAAAAGGATTCCGTACCTTTTTGGAGATTATTCGATTGCTTTCGAAAGAATTTTCTTCTCTAGCTAGTATCGCTTTCACCCAAGGAATTTATGGAGTTATCTTGTTACAACAATTTGGAACTCAGCAACAAAAAGAAGCCTACTTAGCAGATTTTATTTCTTGTCAGAAGATGGTGTCGTTTGCTTTTTCTGAAAAAGATATTGACCTTGAACGGGAAGCTCCTACGACAATTGCGCGCCAAACAGAAACTGGATGGGTATTATCAGGACACAAACATAAAATCGCAAATGTCACAATGGCTGATGTTGTCCTTATCCTCGCTACGACAATTGATCCATATGGAGAAAAGGGAACTGGTATTTTTATAGCGGATCTCCCTAACAAAAAAGTGACCTTAGGACCTTCTATTGATAAGATAGGGTTGCGGGCAATGCCACTAGCTTTTTTGCACTTTGATAGCCTGACCTTGTCTAAAGAAAGTCTACTTGGTCAGATTCAAGACGGTTTTTTCCAGTGGGGAAAAATTATTCAAGTCATGTGGCTTGCTAGTGCTGCTCAGTCACTTGGTATTGCTGAAGGGGCTTTTGAAAAGGGGTTAAGCTGTTGTCAACTCAAACGGAATTTTGGTAAGCGTCCGATTGATGTAGAGATTAATCAATTCAAATTTGCAGATATGAAGACCAAGTTAGCAGCATGTGAAGCTTACTATAATAATTGCATTTTACATCAGATGGAAGATGAAAATGCAGCAGCCATTCTTCGGGTACTAAGTTCTGAAACAGCCCGAGTTGTTGCTGATGAAGCGATTCGGATCACAGGCACTTACAGTTTTGTTGCGGGAAATGATATTGAAAGATACGTTAGAGATGCAGCTGTAGCAAGTATCTATGGTGGTTCTACAGATGGTTTGAGACGTAAAATTGCAAAAGATTGGCTTTGA
- a CDS encoding MBL fold metallo-hydrolase, whose product MLQTYSFGEMVITWLRGADKYTDAGTLFGPVPRAVWSRFYPTTDDGLMADVTDPILIEYRGKRYLIDTSLGTEKLTDKQRRNLGVLSENRMLDSLKSKHLQREDIDVVLMTHMHNDHAGGLTMLEDGKIVSTFPNARILINEIEWDEVRHPNPRTRGTYLPENWEAIQNQVETFGEYLEVVDGIELHHTGGHSNGHSIVLLKQGEDTIIHMADIVLTHVHRNPLWVAAVDDYPMDSIAAKTKWIAEAYEKGYTFLFYHDPFYALLRFDQTGQEVTAYMERLRPPRIPFTDKQDKQLLIPETAIRLGE is encoded by the coding sequence ATGTTACAGACATATTCATTTGGTGAAATGGTCATTACTTGGCTTCGTGGGGCAGATAAATATACAGATGCAGGTACGCTATTTGGGCCTGTGCCACGCGCAGTTTGGTCACGTTTTTATCCCACGACAGATGATGGCCTGATGGCTGATGTCACAGATCCCATTTTGATTGAATATAGAGGTAAGCGTTATCTAATAGATACTAGCTTAGGGACTGAAAAGCTTACGGACAAGCAACGTCGAAATTTGGGTGTTTTATCAGAAAATAGGATGTTGGACAGCTTGAAATCAAAGCATCTCCAGCGAGAAGATATTGATGTGGTACTCATGACGCACATGCACAATGATCATGCGGGTGGTCTAACCATGTTAGAAGACGGTAAGATCGTTTCCACTTTCCCTAATGCACGTATTCTGATTAACGAGATTGAATGGGATGAAGTGAGGCATCCAAACCCTCGAACACGTGGAACCTATCTACCTGAAAACTGGGAGGCTATCCAAAATCAGGTTGAGACATTTGGAGAATATTTGGAAGTTGTAGATGGAATTGAGCTGCATCATACAGGCGGGCACAGTAACGGGCATTCAATTGTGCTGCTCAAGCAAGGTGAAGATACTATTATTCATATGGCAGATATCGTTTTGACACATGTCCATCGTAACCCACTATGGGTAGCAGCAGTCGATGATTATCCAATGGACTCGATTGCTGCTAAGACAAAATGGATAGCAGAAGCGTATGAAAAAGGCTACACGTTTCTCTTTTATCATGACCCTTTTTATGCTCTTTTGCGCTTTGATCAGACCGGTCAAGAAGTTACAGCCTATATGGAACGCCTCCGTCCTCCAAGAATTCCTTTCACAGATAAGCAGGATAAACAACTGCTTATACCAGAAACGGCCATTCGCTTAGGAGAATAA